The Myxocyprinus asiaticus isolate MX2 ecotype Aquarium Trade chromosome 26, UBuf_Myxa_2, whole genome shotgun sequence genome has a window encoding:
- the LOC127416699 gene encoding probable hydrolase PNKD produces MITPVPIPSDNYSYVVIDTTSNLAVVVDPANTQPVQACLEEEWVMFKLFSAQTNIGRMFEGNAPTMLSSLDTVGSLNNDPLLWPGHEYAEDNLLFAAELEPCNIMWEQKLQWVLQQRGQRLCMCPSTLADEKQYNPFLWSHTQDLHCALGLQQKQNEDWTSYRAHVLEEQRRQKDIYMGQ; encoded by the coding sequence ATGATCACACCAGTACCCATCCCGTCAGACAACTACAGCTATGTGGTAATTGACACCACATCAAATCTTGCTGTTGTGGTGGACCCCGCCAACACCCAGCCTGTTCAGGCATGCCTAGAGGAAGAGTGGGTGATGTTCAAGCTGTTCTCTGCACAAACAAACATTGGGAGAATGTTTGAGGGTAATGCCCCAACTATGTTGTCATCTCTAGACACAGTGGGATCACTAAACAATGACCCTCTGCTTTGGCCTGGACATGAGTATGCAGAAGATAACCTGCTGTTTGCTGCTGAGTTGGAGCCTTGCAATATTATGTGGGAACAGAAGTTGCAGTGGGTGCTGCAACAGAGGGGTCAGAGATTGTGCATGTGCCCATCCACTTTGGCAGATGAGAAACAGTACAATCCCTTCCTGTGGAGCCACACCCAGGATCTCCACTGTGCTCTTGGCCTGCAGCAGAAGCAGAATGAAGACTGGACTTCATATCGGGCCCATGTTTTAGAGGAGCAGCGCAGACAAAAGGACATTTATATGGGCCAATAA